In Monodelphis domestica isolate mMonDom1 chromosome 4, mMonDom1.pri, whole genome shotgun sequence, one DNA window encodes the following:
- the SLC37A2 gene encoding glucose-6-phosphate exchanger SLC37A2 isoform X3 produces MRTSLAPGIWLLRAFSRDSWYRGLILLLTFLIYTCYHMSRKPISIVKSQLHRNCSQLENSNNDTNSTTWCNWAPFDQDNYKELLGGVDDAFLVAYAVGMFISGIFGERLPLRYYLFGGMLLSGIFTSLFGLGYYWNIHQLWYYVLVQIFNGLVQTTGWPSVVTCVGNWFGKGKRGFIMGIWNSHTSVGNILGSLIAGIWVDSAWGLSFIVPGIIIGVMGLISFLFLIEYPEDVDCTPPQHHNGPVEDLGASVDSVVGHCPERESGTEHAESSKEPTEKPEAISFLGALRIPGVVEFSLCLLFAKLVSYTFLFWLPLYIVNVAHFGPKEAGDLSTLFDVGGIIGGILAGIISDYISGRAITCCVMLIVAAPLLFLYNYVGQNGIGSSVVMLIICGALVNGPYALITTAVSADLD; encoded by the exons ATGAGGACCTCCCTAGCTCCTGGCATCTGGCTCCTCCGCGCCTTCTCCAGGGACAGCTG GTACCGGGGCCTTATTCTGCTGCTTACCTTTCTCATTTACACCTGTTACCACATGTCTAGGAAACCAATCAGCATTGTCAAG AGTCAACTGCATCGAAACTGTTCACAGCTAGAAAATTCCAACAATGACACCAACAGCACCACATGGTGTAACTGGGCTCCATTTG ATCAGGACAACTACAAGGAACTGCTGGGAGGTGTGGATGATGCCTTTTTGGTCGCTTATGCTGTTGGCATGTTCATCAG TGGGATTTTTGGGGAGAGACTTCCCCTCCGATATTACCTGTTTGGTGGCATGCTGCTGAGTGGAATTTTTACTTCACTCTTTGGTCTGGGTTATTACTGGAACATCCATCAACTATGGTACTACGTGCTTGTCCAG ATCTTTAACGGACTGGTACAGACCACAGGCTGGCCATCAGTGGTGACCTGTGTTGGTAActggtttgggaagggaaa gcgtGGATTTATCATGGGTATCTGGAACTCTCATACATCTGTGGGCAACATACTGGGCTCCCTGATTGCAGGTATCTGGGTGGATTCAGCCTGGGGCCTGTCCTTCATCGTGCCTGGCATTATCATCGGTGTCATGGGCCTCATCAGCTTCCTCTTCCTTATTGAGT ACCCTGAAGATGTGGACTGTACCCCACCCCAGCACCAT aatgggcCTGTTGAAGACCTGGGTGCGTCTGTGGATTCAGTGGTTGGGCACTGCCCTGAGAGGGAGAGTGGAACTGAACATGCTGAAAGTTCCAAGGAGCCAACTGAAAAGCCTGAGGCCATCAGTTTCCTAGGGGCACTAAGGATACCG GGTGTAGTGGAGTTCTCCTTGTGTCTGCTTTTCGCCAAGCTGGTCAGTTAtaccttcttattttggttgcccCTCTACATCGTTAATGTGG CTCATTTTGGACCCAAGGAAGCTGGTGATCTTTCTACCCTCTTTGATGTTGGTGGCATAATAG GTGGCATCCTTGCAGGGATCATCTCTGACTATATCAGTGGCAGGGCCATTACCTGCTGTGTCATGCTGATTGTGGCTGCCCCTCTG ctCTTCCTATACAACTATGTTGGTCAGAATGGCATTGGCAGTTCTGTAG tGATGCTGATTATCTGTGGGGCCTTGGTCAATGGGCCTTATGCTCTCATCACCACTGCTGTCTCAGCTGACCTG GACTGA